TGGCCCAATAATATCCGATAATACGGTCGAGCAACAGATCGAAGAGTAGattatataattctataattctagAAAGCATTTTCAAGTAATGATACATCTGCTATTTTTCATTTCTCATTTATTCGCTAAGGAGAATAATTTCAACAAGATAATTACGTTCGCCAATTTGGCTATGAACTTACAGATTAAGACGATCGAACTCGAATAGAGGCAAacgaatttaatttgaatttcgtCGAAAATTACGATACACCGCGATACactaaaatttcagtatttcagaaaTTCCCACTTTCGGAATGAACGATtgtcaaaatttccgaatttttcaaCTTACCGACACCGTATGTGTTTCAAGAGAAACGTAATAGTTTCACCAGGTGGCAGTAGCGCGCGGAACCCCCTACATATTAAAAAACTCCTTCGATAACGACGATTGCTAAATAAAACTGAATAAAGAATGtgaagaaatttcgaaaattttcaataaaaataaaactaaataaaaatggaCCAatatagatttattataatttcagaTAATAGGATCAATGTCAAGACGAAAAGTGCGTGTACGCAAACGTACAGTCACTTATTTCGGACGCACGAGGAAAAGTTGCAAATAACCGAGGCAATAAACAACGCGAATCGGTCTGCGCGAGTCGACGAGGATCCTGTACCTCTCGATAGAGGATcggtaaataaatttattcgcGATTGAAACCCTGCGTTGGACAGGATAGACGTAACTATTTTTCCCTAATCATTACTCGTACTAGACGTATCGTGGAGGTATAGCACGATAGCGGTCGCGTTTAGTAGAACATAACATAGGGGTAATGAAGTAAATTCTACAACTTCCATATTtttcctgttttttttttttttttttttgctcgcAACGAAACATGGATCCTGGAAATCGGAATCGCTGGAGTAGCGCAACGAGCGACGGTCAAGGGGGAAAATATCGTCGAGCAAGGAAATCGAGTGAGTTCGTAGAATATAAAAGCGGCGGCAGCGGAGGattttttatcgaaaataaAGTCTCGTAATTTTCTGTTCACCCTACCAAAAAACCCGCATGAATATTTTTTCGCGAAAGTATGCCCGAAATTAACGCCGCTGGATTAATGAAATTGTTGACCAAACGTGTGGAGGTATACTATAACtgcgatataaaataaaatcaatttcatAAAATGGAATTTATAAAACTATTCGATCAAATTCTTGACACACGTAATCGTAACAGCATTGCCTGCAGCGCGACCAAAATTTCGCTCGAcgaatttcaaaagttaacatttCCTGCGTCAAACTCGATATCGGCGTGGTACTTCCTTTTCTATCATATTTTTTGACGTCATACTTTGTACGCCATACTGGACCCATATATGTAACTACATAGCTATACGCATAAAACGATAACTGTTCGAGCAATCCTCGCGTATAATAGAATTTCGTTTGTAGACATTGCCACGCTCTGTAAACGTTACCTTCACGCTGTTACCTCCACGCGCGTGACAATTTATTCGAAAATGTATAGCGTAGCAGAGGTACTAACGAGCGAAACAATGTTTCAGGTACGAGAAAATCATTTCGAAACTCGAGGAAAAGCTTACACGAACGCAAAAGGATCTTGAAGAAGCTTTACGATCGAAATCGCgggttaaaataaaatacaaaaggtATATCTTATACCTTTGCGTatgcaaagtttcaaaataagaTATTTTCGAGGAAACAGATTATTTCGAGCGAATAATGAGCTAACGAGAAACTCTGTCACAGATCGTTGGAGAGTATAAAGACAAAAGCACGGAATGAAAGCGAAATGCTGCAAGAAAGGATCGTGCAAATGTGTACATCCGTCATGGAGAATTTTCGTCCAAATGCACCGGATAAGAGAAAGAAGAATTATCGGACGAAATGCCACAGCCGTTTGAAATGTCACGGGAAAATTTCAAGTAAATTGCATAAAAAGGTATAGGAGTATGCGAAGTAACAAACATTCGACGAATTCGATTTTTCCTTTTCCcgaatatttttattcgatataTTAAAGATCCGCTGTTCCGAAATAGcttctatttaaataaaaatcggTCAACAACGGACATTAGTACGCCGATACGAACACTATATCGATATAGGAAATTAAATGAATGAGATTCATAAAGTATAATAATTCGGAAATTCCTCGGAAATTCCAAGGAAATCCAAGGAAATTTTTCGAGATAGAAATAACGCGATAACGCATGTATAAAACATTGGTTCCGTTCGTTTAAATATTGTCAGCTGCGGATGGCAGTGGTGAGATCGAGCAAATTGAAACGCGAATTGACAGCTGCGAGGAAAGCGTTGAAAAACAAATCAGAGATGTACGAATCGATCAGCAAATGCTTCGACGAGTTGAAACGCGATATGAACATCACCGAGATGAATTTGAACAAGCTCATTTCGGAGAATCTTTCGTTAAGAAAAAAGATAGAGGACACCAGGGATTGGATAGAGGAACACGGTGTAGCGAAGGGGCAGAACGCTTCGAATTTTTTTCGCGATCTCCATCGAAAtcgagaattgaagaatttaaagaagaaaatagaAGAGGATAAAACAAGGATCGATCAGCTTCGAGAAAGGTA
The Megachile rotundata isolate GNS110a chromosome 5, iyMegRotu1, whole genome shotgun sequence DNA segment above includes these coding regions:
- the LOC105662510 gene encoding uncharacterized protein LOC105662510 isoform X3; protein product: MNSNAGQGATRLLRKTETVSTNRRQAEKDGIVDDAKKVERSTVADEPDGRGTRVIADNRINVKTKSACTQTYSHLFRTHEEKLQITEAINNANRSARVDEDPVPLDRGSRNERRSRGKISSSKEIEYEKIISKLEEKLTRTQKDLEEALRSKSRVKIKYKRSLESIKTKARNESEMLQERIVQMCTSVMENFRPNAPDKRKKNYRTKCHSRLKCHGKISSKLHKKLRMAVVRSSKLKRELTAARKALKNKSEMYESISKCFDELKRDMNITEMNLNKLISENLSLRKKIEDTRDWIEEHGVAKGQNASNFFRDLHRNRELKNLKKKIEEDKTRIDQLRERLTRSESANANKGFLLNSYKSQLTDLNKEKTQLVTKISNLENEISLLRINNSQLKSKITILNIEKDKLHSEYEKSKTDLTEKIETRCSKKCEQTIERETEIIKGKYEETVKSMKTKIVDISNENLEYSKAIKDFLRKVYDRGNLVSRRNSYGKEKENESEREAHETACNILNMTPEQLSGFINEETPNSINSWIAELNRILAESRFSASLSNFLFGKVMEK